In Quercus robur chromosome 10, dhQueRobu3.1, whole genome shotgun sequence, a genomic segment contains:
- the LOC126702529 gene encoding uncharacterized protein LOC126702529 isoform X1 yields MGKQLSVILWLIVIQLLFSTGFGDYARTPTGIGSSSGGFNSEEASRDAYAALKSNRFPDSSALRRSDRADVDVDVDSDSIPQFNEPVGLQAEAQDGGVMMLPNFNGERNDENSEVYVEVRRLRFSSGAQDQDVVTYEILSSLLAVSHSEVPGLESGRRRLSLSSDALDVVAHGIWSSLWAVTNTNSEVPDLESGRRRWSTPGASTSSQVARSSNQRLIELGFAILLGSITAVVSIGVGELSSRNRFILNCVLVISVVGFVSLAAAFMNLSSTPSTDTHTNQTANTILAGLGFAASAFGFILAIGMGLPDNLLWVIALALIALVFIFVKTCLDRRPHI; encoded by the coding sequence ATGGGGAAGCAACTCTCAGTGATACTATGGCTAATTGTAATCCAACTTCTTTTTTCAACTGGGTTTGGTGACTATGCTCGTACACCCACCGGGATTGGAAGTTCTTCTGGTGGATTCAATTCGGAGGAGGCTAGTCGAGATGCTTACGCGGCCCTAAAAAGTAATCGTTTCCCTGATTCATCAGCTCTTAGAAGATCTGATAGAGCGGATGTGGATGTGGATGTGGATTCAGATTCAATCCCGCAGTTCAATGAGCCCGTTGGTCTACAAGCGGAAGCCCAAGATGGTGGGGTGATGATGCTGCCAAACTTTAATGGTGAAAGGAATGATGAAAATAGTGAGGTATATGTCGAAGTTCGAAGGCTAAGGTTCTCAAGTGGTGCCCAAGATCAAGATGTAGTTACTTACGAAATATTGTCAAGTCTGTTGGCTGTTTCACACTCTGAAGTTCCTGGCTTGGAAAGCGGAAGGCGAAGGTTATCATTATCAAGTGATGCCCTTGATGTAGTTGCTCACGGAATATGGTCAAGTCTGTGGGCTGTTACAAATACAAACTCTGAAGTTCCTGACTTGGAAAGCGGAAGGCGAAGGTGGTCAACCCCAGGAGCTAGTACATCCTCTCAAGTTGCGAGGAGCTCAAATCAGAGGCTTATTGAATTGGGTTTTGCAATCCTTCTCGGATCAATTACTGCTGTTGTTTCCATCGGTGTTGGTGAGCTATCATCTCGAAACAGATTTATATTAAATTGTGTATTGGTTATAAGCGTAGTGGGTTTTGTTTCTCTCGCGGCGGCCTTCATGAATCTCTCATCAACTCCTTCTACTGATACTCATACAAACCAAACTGCTAACACAATTTTGGCCGGGCTAGGATTCGCTGCTAGTGCTTTTGGGTTCATATTAGCGATAGGTATGGGCCTCCCAGACAATCTTCTTTGGGTCATCGCCCTGGCTTTAATTGCTCTAGTGTTCATATTTGTCAAAACTTGTTTGGATCGTCGTCCTCATATTTAA
- the LOC126702529 gene encoding uncharacterized protein LOC126702529 isoform X2 — MGKQLSVILWLIVIQLLFSTGFGDYARTPTGIGSSSGGFNSEEASRDAYAALKSNRFPDSSALRRSDRADVDVDVDSDSIPQFNEPVGLQAEAQDGGVMMLPNFNGERNDENSEVYVEVRRLRFSSGAQDQDVVTYEILSSLLAVSHSEVPGLESGRRRWSTPGASTSSQVARSSNQRLIELGFAILLGSITAVVSIGVGELSSRNRFILNCVLVISVVGFVSLAAAFMNLSSTPSTDTHTNQTANTILAGLGFAASAFGFILAIGMGLPDNLLWVIALALIALVFIFVKTCLDRRPHI, encoded by the exons ATGGGGAAGCAACTCTCAGTGATACTATGGCTAATTGTAATCCAACTTCTTTTTTCAACTGGGTTTGGTGACTATGCTCGTACACCCACCGGGATTGGAAGTTCTTCTGGTGGATTCAATTCGGAGGAGGCTAGTCGAGATGCTTACGCGGCCCTAAAAAGTAATCGTTTCCCTGATTCATCAGCTCTTAGAAGATCTGATAGAGCGGATGTGGATGTGGATGTGGATTCAGATTCAATCCCGCAGTTCAATGAGCCCGTTGGTCTACAAGCGGAAGCCCAAGATGGTGGGGTGATGATGCTGCCAAACTTTAATGGTGAAAGGAATGATGAAAATAGTGAGGTATATGTCGAAGTTCGAAGGCTAAGGTTCTCAAGTGGTGCCCAAGATCAAGATGTAGTTACTTACGAAATATTGTCAAGTCTGTTGGCTGTTTCACACTCTGAAGTTCCTGGCTTGGAAAGCGGAAGGCGAAG GTGGTCAACCCCAGGAGCTAGTACATCCTCTCAAGTTGCGAGGAGCTCAAATCAGAGGCTTATTGAATTGGGTTTTGCAATCCTTCTCGGATCAATTACTGCTGTTGTTTCCATCGGTGTTGGTGAGCTATCATCTCGAAACAGATTTATATTAAATTGTGTATTGGTTATAAGCGTAGTGGGTTTTGTTTCTCTCGCGGCGGCCTTCATGAATCTCTCATCAACTCCTTCTACTGATACTCATACAAACCAAACTGCTAACACAATTTTGGCCGGGCTAGGATTCGCTGCTAGTGCTTTTGGGTTCATATTAGCGATAGGTATGGGCCTCCCAGACAATCTTCTTTGGGTCATCGCCCTGGCTTTAATTGCTCTAGTGTTCATATTTGTCAAAACTTGTTTGGATCGTCGTCCTCATATTTAA